One Natator depressus isolate rNatDep1 chromosome 3, rNatDep2.hap1, whole genome shotgun sequence DNA segment encodes these proteins:
- the RHOB gene encoding rho-related GTP-binding protein RhoB, giving the protein MAAIRKKLVVVGDGACGKTCLLIVFSKDEFPEVYVPTVFENYVADIEVDSKQVELALWDTAGQEDYDRLRPLSYPDTDVILMCFSVDSPDSLENIPEKWVPEVKHFCPNVPIILVANKKDLRNDEHVRNELARMKQEPVRTEDGRAMAMRIQAYDYLECSAKTKEGVREVFETATRAALQKRYGAPSGCLNCCKVL; this is encoded by the coding sequence ATGGCCGCGATCCGCAAGaagctggtggtggtgggggacggGGCGTGCGGCAAGACCTGCCTGCTGATCGTCTTCAGCAAGGACGAGTTCCCCGAGGTCTACGTGCCCACCGTCTTCGAGAACTACGTGGCGGACATCGAGGTGGACAGCAAGCAGGTGGAGCTGGCCCTGTGGGACACGGCCGGCCAGGAGGACTACGACCGCCTGCGGCCCCTCTCCTACCCGGACACCGACGTGATCCTCATGTGCTTCTCGGTGGACAGCCCGGACTCGCTGGAGAACATCCCGGAGAAGTGGGTGCCCGAGGTCAAGCACTTCTGCCCCAACGTGCCCATCATCCTGGTGGCCAACAAGAAGGACCTGCGCAACGACGAGCACGTCCGCAACGAGCTGGCCCGCATGAAGCAGGAGCCCGTGCGCACCGAGGACGGGCGGGCCATGGCCATGCGCATCCAGGCCTACGACTACCTGGAGTGCTCGGCCAAGACCAAGGAAGGGGTCCGCGAGGTCTTCGAGACGGCCACCCGCGCCGCCCTGCAGAAGCGCTACGGGGCCCCGAGCGGCTGCCTCAACTGCTGCAAGGTGCTATAG